One Aggregicoccus sp. 17bor-14 genomic window, CCCGGAATGCTGCACCTGGAGACCCTGGACTTCTTCGGCAAGCCGCTCGCGGTGCTCGTCTCGGACGGGCAGCGCTTCGGGCTCTACCAGGCCCAGGAGAACCGCTACTACCGCGGACCCGCCACGCCGGAGAACCTCTCGCGCTTCCTGCCCGTGGTCATCCCCGGCGACGAGCTGGTCTCGCTCCTGCTCGGCGAGGCGCCGCGCATCGCCGAGCAGCCGGTGTCCCTGCGCGTGGACGCGAAGGCGGGCGGCTACGTGCTCACGCTCGAGGGAGAGGTGCCCTCGCGCAGCGGCGCGCCGACGAAGGTCACCCAGGTGCTCACCGTGCACCCCACCCACTACCGCGTGCTGCACAGCGAGGTGCACGGCATGGACGCGTACGAGCTGGGCTTCGGTGACTTCCTTCAGTCCGGCAAGCTCTCCTTCCCGCGCACCGCGAAGCTGCAGGCCCCGCAGGCGCAGACCACGCTGGAGCTGCGCTACACGGACGTCACGCTCAACGGGCCTCCGGACCTCACCATGTTCGAGCTCGCAGCGCCCGAGGGGGTGCCGGTGGTGGAGGTGGACGGCCAGGGGCGCCCGCTGCCCCAGGCCCCCCTCGCGCCGCCCGGCTCCTGAGCCTCCCCGCCTGGCGGGCAGTCGCGTGCAGGAGGGGAGGGCTCACGCGTTGTGGTAGATCTGCTCCTCCCGCGCCCCGCCCTCGACTCCGCCTCATGTCCACGCCCCGCAGCGCCGCGCCGCTCCTGCCGCAGCCCCGCGAGGGTGGGCCGCTGCTCGCGGTGCGCGGCCTCAAGACCCGGTTCTCGCTCCCGGCGGACGGCGGTGGAACGCGCGACGTGCTCGCGGTGGACGACGTGTCCTTCTCCATCCCGGCGGGCGGCACGCTGGGCGTGGTGGGGGAGAGCGGCTGCGGCAAGAGCGTGACGGCGCTCTCCGTGATGCGGCTCGTGGCGGATCCGCCGGGGCGCATCGTGGGCGGGGAGGTCCTCCTCCAGGGCCAGGACTTGCTGCAGCTCGGTGAGCGCGAGATGCGCAGGCTGCGCGGCAACCGCGTGTCGATGATCTTCCAGGAGCCGATGACCTCGCTCAACCCCATGCACACGGTGGGGGCGCAGATCGCCGAGGGCGTGCGCCTGCACCAGGGGCTCTCGCGTGCGGCGGCCCGGGCGCGCGCCATCGAGATGCTCGAGCAGGTGGGCATCCCTGCGCCCGCGAGCCGCGTGGACGACTACCCGCACCAGCTCTCCGGCGGCATGCGCCAGCGCGTGATGATCGCCATCGC contains:
- a CDS encoding DUF4292 domain-containing protein — its product is MNRVAAAMFLTLLCTGCPKRLDFGPEGEVKDPAALLALVRQAEARVATLQGESRLRVESPDAKGTVTLYGAIARPGMLHLETLDFFGKPLAVLVSDGQRFGLYQAQENRYYRGPATPENLSRFLPVVIPGDELVSLLLGEAPRIAEQPVSLRVDAKAGGYVLTLEGEVPSRSGAPTKVTQVLTVHPTHYRVLHSEVHGMDAYELGFGDFLQSGKLSFPRTAKLQAPQAQTTLELRYTDVTLNGPPDLTMFELAAPEGVPVVEVDGQGRPLPQAPLAPPGS
- a CDS encoding ABC transporter ATP-binding protein, with amino-acid sequence MSTPRSAAPLLPQPREGGPLLAVRGLKTRFSLPADGGGTRDVLAVDDVSFSIPAGGTLGVVGESGCGKSVTALSVMRLVADPPGRIVGGEVLLQGQDLLQLGEREMRRLRGNRVSMIFQEPMTSLNPMHTVGAQIAEGVRLHQGLSRAAARARAIEMLEQVGIPAPASRVDDYPHQLSGGMRQRVMIAIALACDPALLIADEPTTALDVTIQAQILDLLGRLRRERGMAVMLITHDLGVVAETCEQVLVMYAGRVVEQAPAARLFASPAHPYTAGLLRSIPSSRSSKTRGRLQAIPGIVPSLGNRPAGCRFRERCERALEVCARIDPPLAPQRDGQLAACHNPVPAP